From the genome of Pectobacterium atrosepticum:
TCGAATCGCCTCTTCACTCACATTCAGTGAAGAATAGTGCAGCGCAGCCAATGCAGTAGCAGCGTTCGGCAGCGGAACATTAGGGAGTGGCAGACGCGACAATTCACGCTGCTTATCCTGCCAGCTCCATGTTTCGCGCTGAACTGAAAACTCCCAGTCGCGACCACGGCGGCGCAGCAATGCGCCTTTCTCAGCGGCAACATCGGCAATCGTTCCCGGCATATCCGGCTCACCAACGACGGCTGGTCTACCCTGTCGGAATATACCGGCTTTCTCGCGGCCAATGCTTTCCCGATCGTTACCTAACCAGTCGGTGTGGTCGATCGCAATGCTGGTGACCACAGAGACATCCGCATCCACAATATTGGTGGCATCCAGACGCCCGCCTAATCCCACTTCCAGAATGACGACATCCAGATTCGCTTGCTTGAAGAGTTGCAATGCCGACAGAGTACCGAATTCAAAATAGGTGAGCGATACTGCCCCCCTTCCTGCTTCGATATCCGCAAATGCTTGCGTGTGCTGCGCATCGGACAATTCGTGGCCCTGAATACGCACCCGCTCGGTATAGCGAACGAGATGAGGAGAACTGTACACGCCAACCCGTAGTCCGGCGGCCAACAGAATGGACTCCAGCGTACAGCAGGTGGTTCCTTTGCCGTTCGTCCCCGCTACGGTGAAAATCGTGGCGGCAGGCTGTAGCAGTTGAAGATGTTCAGCAACCTGCTTAACGCGCTCCAAGCCTAAATCAATGGCCTGAGCGTGC
Proteins encoded in this window:
- the folC gene encoding bifunctional tetrahydrofolate synthase/dihydrofolate synthase produces the protein MDTLQIPQATSPLVTWLHYLEHLHAQAIDLGLERVKQVAEHLQLLQPAATIFTVAGTNGKGTTCCTLESILLAAGLRVGVYSSPHLVRYTERVRIQGHELSDAQHTQAFADIEAGRGAVSLTYFEFGTLSALQLFKQANLDVVILEVGLGGRLDATNIVDADVSVVTSIAIDHTDWLGNDRESIGREKAGIFRQGRPAVVGEPDMPGTIADVAAEKGALLRRRGRDWEFSVQRETWSWQDKQRELSRLPLPNVPLPNAATALAALHYSSLNVSEEAIRQGLQRAALPGRFQIVQESPRLILDVAHNPHAAAYLANRLAGLPKAGKMRAVVGMLSDKDIAGTLAHLIPLIDEWYCASLEGPRGATAQQIAEHLTRSQSFPDVVTAWQQAMSDATEQDIVIVCGSFHTVAHVMEALDEEKVNGE